In the Chelonoidis abingdonii isolate Lonesome George chromosome 13, CheloAbing_2.0, whole genome shotgun sequence genome, one interval contains:
- the SSTR2 gene encoding somatostatin receptor type 2: MDLGYELPNVTEFWFSSASQFDNFSTEMSANASQNTTGQHFDLTSNAILTFIYFGVCIIGLCGNTLVIYVILRYAKMKTITNIYILNLAIADELFMLGLPFLAMQVALVHWPFGRAICRIVMTVDGINQFTSIFCLTVMSIDRYLAVVHPIKSAKWRRPRTAKMINVAVWGISLLVIMPIMIYAGIQHTHGRSSCTIIWPGKSSAWYTGFIIYTFILGFLVPLAIICLCYLFIIIKVKSSGIRVGSSKRKKSEKKVTRMVSIVVAVFIFCWLPFYIFNVSSVSVFITPTPFLKGMFDFVVVLTYANSCANPILYAFLSDNFKKSFQNVLCLVKVSGMDDADRSDSKQDKSRLNETTETQRTLLNGDLQTSI, encoded by the coding sequence ATGGATCTGGGCTACGAGCTGCCCAACGTCACCGAGTTCTGGTTCTCCTCAGCCTCCCAGTTCGACAACTTCTCCACGGAGATGTCTGCCAACGCCTCCCAGAACACTACGGGCCAGCATTTTGATCTGACCAGCAACGCCATCCTTACTTTCATCTACTTTGGGGTGTGCATCATAGGCCTGTGCGGCAACACACTGGTGATCTACGTCATCCTCCGCTATGCCAAGATGAAGACCATCACCAACATCTACATCCTGAACCTGGCCATTGCAGATGAGCTTTTCATGCTGGGGCTGCCATTCCTGGCCATGCAGGTGGCTCTGGTTCACTGGCCCTTTGGCAGAGCCATCTGCCGGATTGTCATGACAGTGGACGGGATCAACCAGTTCACCAGCATCTTCTGCCTGACCGTCATGAGCATTGACAGGTATCTGGCTGTAGTCCACCCCATCAAATCCGCCAAGTGGAGAAGGCCCAGAACGGCCAAGATGATCAACGTGGCCGTGTGGGGCATTTCCCTTCTAGTCATTATGCCCATCATGATTTATGCTGGGATCCAACACACCCATGGAAGGAGTAGCTGCACCATCATCTGGCCAGGCAAGTCCAGCGCATGGTACACAGGGTTCATCATCTATACCTTCATTCTGGGCTTCCTGGTGCCCCTCGCCATTATCTGCCTTTGCTACTTGTTCATCATTATCAAAGTCAAGTCCTCCGGGATCAGAGTGGGCTCCTCCaagaggaaaaaatcagaaaagaaagTCACCAGGATGGTCTCCATCGTAGTGGCAGTCTTCATCTTCTGCTGGCTTCCCTTCTACATATTTAACGTCTCCTCCGTCTCCGTCTTCATCACTCCCACACCCTTCCTGAAGGGTATGTTTGATTTCGTCGTGGTTCTCACCTATGCCAACAGCTGTGCTAACCCCATCCTCTACGCCTTTTTGTCCGACAACTTTAAGAAGAGCTTTCAGAACGTTCTCTGCCTGGTGAAGGTCAGTGGCATGGATGATGCAGACAGGAGCGACAGCAAGCAGGACAAATCCAGGCTAAATGAGACCACGGAAACTCAAAGGACTCTGCTCAATGGTGACCTTCAGACAAGCATCTGA